One Bradyrhizobium manausense DNA segment encodes these proteins:
- a CDS encoding Hsp20 family protein, producing the protein MRTVDFSPLFRSAIGFDRLFDLAEAAQRAGEETYPPYNIERLDENRFQISVALAGFTPEEVALTVEQNVLTLEGHKSEKEGKTFLHRGISARNFKRQFTLADHVEVKGASFENGLLIVDLQREIPEAMKPRRIAINGAAPRNVTQIESKAA; encoded by the coding sequence ATGCGCACTGTTGATTTTTCGCCCCTCTTCCGGTCAGCCATCGGCTTCGACCGTCTTTTCGACCTCGCCGAAGCCGCCCAGCGCGCGGGCGAGGAGACCTATCCCCCCTACAACATCGAGCGGCTCGACGAGAACCGCTTCCAGATCTCGGTGGCGCTCGCCGGCTTCACTCCGGAGGAGGTCGCGCTGACGGTCGAGCAGAACGTCCTGACGCTGGAAGGCCACAAGAGCGAGAAGGAGGGCAAGACCTTCCTGCACCGCGGAATTTCGGCCCGCAACTTCAAGCGGCAGTTCACGCTTGCCGACCACGTCGAGGTCAAGGGCGCCAGCTTCGAGAACGGCCTGCTGATCGTCGACCTCCAGCGGGAGATCCCCGAGGCGATGAAGCCGCGGCGCATCGCGATCAACGGTGCCGCGCCCAGGAACGTCACGCAGATTGAATCCAAGGCGGCCTGA
- a CDS encoding cell envelope biogenesis protein TolA, giving the protein MKAALEAWGAGGNLFHQGFAKETDDPDVVAVTMAKPGVVLKRPAGSSGRFAEDADLPDLDGGESGPKKSRRSEPKRRAAPRVGIEDSSRATAKFEREQRRRDAERRKEEAARQKERAKREELIAKAQAALDSAQREHEDRSGALEAERRDLEKRVEAEDRRWERAKERLKAALCRARD; this is encoded by the coding sequence ATGAAGGCGGCGCTGGAGGCGTGGGGTGCCGGCGGCAATCTGTTCCATCAGGGTTTTGCCAAGGAGACCGACGATCCGGACGTCGTTGCCGTAACGATGGCGAAGCCGGGCGTGGTTCTGAAGCGTCCCGCCGGGTCGAGCGGGCGCTTCGCCGAAGATGCCGACCTGCCAGACCTGGACGGCGGGGAGAGCGGCCCGAAAAAGAGCCGTCGTTCCGAGCCGAAGCGGCGCGCCGCGCCCAGGGTCGGCATCGAGGATTCAAGCAGGGCAACCGCAAAGTTCGAGCGTGAGCAAAGGCGGCGCGACGCCGAGCGGCGCAAGGAGGAGGCGGCGCGGCAAAAGGAGCGCGCCAAGAGGGAAGAGCTGATCGCAAAGGCGCAGGCGGCTCTGGACAGCGCGCAGCGCGAGCACGAAGACCGGTCGGGCGCCTTGGAGGCCGAACGGCGCGACCTCGAAAAGCGAGTCGAGGCTGAGGACAGACGTTGGGAACGCGCAAAGGAGAGGCTAAAAGCTGCATTGTGCCGAGCCCGGGATTAG
- a CDS encoding Ku protein yields the protein MAPRANWKGFLRLSLVTCPVALYPATSESEKISFNQLNRETGHCIKYLKVDADTGDEVQNEDIVKGYEFEKGQYIEVSKEELEEIALESTRTIEIDEFVDKADIDPRYLIRPYYVRPDGKVGHDAFAVIRETIREMDKVAVGRVVLTNREHIVALEAMDKGLVGTLLRYPYEVRSEQAYFDEIQDVKVTKDMLDLAKHIVNQKTGRFDPEKFEDHYESALVELINQKRAGKVIRPKERPKGENVVDLMDALRKSVGGAAAEAAAQKKPAKKTKKAAVGQKEMLMPIAGKKAAVAKEAPAKKPAAAARRKSA from the coding sequence ATGGCCCCGCGCGCCAACTGGAAAGGCTTCCTGCGTCTGTCCCTCGTCACCTGTCCGGTGGCGCTCTACCCCGCGACGTCGGAGAGCGAGAAGATCTCGTTCAATCAGCTCAATCGCGAGACCGGCCATTGCATCAAATACCTGAAGGTCGATGCGGATACCGGCGACGAGGTGCAGAACGAGGACATCGTCAAGGGCTACGAGTTTGAGAAGGGCCAATACATCGAGGTGTCGAAGGAAGAGCTCGAGGAGATCGCGCTGGAGTCCACTCGCACCATCGAGATCGACGAGTTCGTTGACAAGGCCGACATCGATCCGCGCTACCTGATCCGCCCGTACTACGTCCGCCCGGACGGCAAGGTCGGCCACGACGCTTTCGCGGTGATCCGCGAGACAATTCGCGAGATGGACAAGGTCGCCGTCGGCCGCGTGGTGCTGACCAACCGCGAGCACATCGTCGCCCTCGAGGCAATGGACAAGGGGCTCGTCGGTACGCTGCTGCGCTACCCCTACGAAGTCCGTAGCGAGCAGGCGTATTTCGACGAGATTCAGGACGTGAAGGTCACGAAGGACATGCTGGATCTCGCCAAGCACATCGTGAATCAGAAGACGGGTCGCTTCGATCCTGAGAAATTCGAGGATCACTACGAGAGCGCGTTGGTCGAGCTCATCAACCAGAAACGCGCCGGTAAGGTCATCCGCCCGAAGGAGCGGCCGAAGGGCGAGAACGTCGTGGATCTGATGGACGCTCTGCGGAAGAGCGTCGGCGGCGCTGCGGCCGAGGCGGCCGCGCAAAAGAAGCCCGCCAAGAAAACGAAGAAGGCGGCCGTCGGTCAGAAGGAAATGCTGATGCCGATCGCCGGCAAAAAGGCTGCCGTCGCCAAGGAGGCGCCGGCAAAGAAGCCGGCCGCAGCGGCGCGGCGAAAGTCGGCATGA
- a CDS encoding response regulator — protein MSTFCDGREGCRVLLTDINLGDGITGWELARQIREITPDFPVLYMTSASTPDWESQSVGGSVLIQKPFAPAQLAAAVSQLLGGATSPG, from the coding sequence ATGTCCACGTTTTGCGACGGCCGCGAGGGATGTCGGGTCCTGCTGACGGACATCAACCTGGGGGATGGCATCACCGGCTGGGAGCTGGCGCGGCAAATCAGGGAAATCACGCCTGACTTTCCTGTGCTCTACATGACGAGCGCCAGCACGCCGGACTGGGAATCGCAGAGTGTCGGTGGCAGCGTCTTGATCCAGAAGCCCTTTGCACCCGCGCAATTGGCCGCCGCCGTCTCGCAGCTGCTCGGTGGCGCGACCTCGCCGGGGTAA
- a CDS encoding PRC-barrel domain-containing protein, whose translation MTMEDRETFSLIGSDKVEGTNAYDAKGEKVGYIERVMIDKISGKVSYAVLSFGGLLGIGDDHYPLPWQTLKYDTNLGGYVVTGISQDQLRGAPKYADESSWNWSDPATTRSVNAYYGVPVA comes from the coding sequence ATGACCATGGAAGATCGCGAGACGTTCAGCCTGATCGGCAGCGACAAGGTCGAGGGCACAAACGCGTACGACGCGAAGGGCGAAAAGGTGGGCTACATCGAGCGCGTCATGATCGACAAGATCAGCGGCAAGGTGTCGTACGCGGTGCTCAGCTTCGGCGGCCTGCTCGGCATCGGCGACGATCACTATCCGTTGCCATGGCAGACGCTGAAATACGACACCAACCTCGGCGGCTATGTAGTCACCGGCATTTCCCAGGACCAGCTCCGCGGCGCCCCCAAATACGCCGACGAGAGCAGTTGGAATTGGAGCGACCCGGCGACGACGCGCTCAGTGAATGCCTATTACGGTGTGCCGGTGGCTTGA
- a CDS encoding protein-L-isoaspartate(D-aspartate) O-methyltransferase: MRAVKESKRSKRSRFLRDAMVDVQIAGRGIRSRRVLLAMRQVPREIFLDRRFAEAAYEDSAVPIQKGQTISQPYIVARMLEAAEIAKSDRVLEIGAGSGYLAALAAKLGRAVCALERHEALVQRARSRLRHLGCRNVDLRQGDGTAGWPEGGEFDVILVSAAGAQTPAVLKAQLAPSGRLLIPLGDPDGVQWLTKLTREPDGRFVEERIEEVRFVPLVSGWSRGSDNEP, translated from the coding sequence GTGCGCGCGGTCAAGGAGAGCAAACGGTCCAAGCGGTCCCGCTTCCTCCGCGACGCGATGGTCGACGTGCAGATCGCCGGCCGCGGCATTCGCAGCAGGCGAGTCCTGCTGGCGATGCGGCAGGTCCCCCGCGAAATCTTCCTTGATCGGCGGTTCGCGGAAGCCGCGTACGAAGACAGCGCGGTACCGATTCAGAAAGGGCAGACCATCTCTCAGCCCTACATCGTTGCCAGGATGCTCGAGGCTGCCGAGATCGCCAAGTCGGACCGGGTTCTGGAGATCGGCGCGGGGTCGGGTTATCTGGCGGCACTCGCCGCCAAGCTCGGGCGGGCGGTTTGCGCGCTCGAGCGCCATGAGGCATTGGTCCAGCGCGCCCGGTCGCGTCTTCGGCATCTCGGCTGCCGTAATGTGGATCTTCGTCAGGGCGACGGGACCGCAGGATGGCCGGAAGGCGGCGAGTTCGACGTGATCCTGGTGTCGGCCGCCGGCGCGCAGACGCCCGCGGTCCTGAAGGCTCAACTAGCTCCGTCGGGACGCCTTCTCATTCCGCTCGGAGATCCTGACGGTGTGCAGTGGCTGACGAAGCTGACACGCGAGCCGGACGGTCGTTTCGTCGAGGAAAGGATAGAGGAGGTCCGCTTCGTTCCTCTTGTTTCAGGCTGGAGCCGCGGAAGCGATAACGAGCCTTGA